The genome window TCATTATCATCAAAATCTTGAATATGTAATTCCCCTTGCTGAGGAATTAAAAAAGGAATTTTTTCAGGAAATACTTTTGAATATTCAACCATGTCATCAGGGATAAATATTTGTAAAAAGTTTTCACTTCGGCTTTGGCTTTTTCTAGGATCAATGGATAATGAAATTCGTTTTAATTCCTTTTTCTCTTGAATTAATGCTTCTAATAAACTAGCGCATCTTTCAAACTTAAAGCCTGAAGCATCGACAACTATTTTATTCATTTCTTTATCTTGACCAATTTCAGTTAATAACTGTAATGATTTTTTTAAATTTTGGCTGGCTGTTAAATAAGAAATTTCATGATGAGAATTTAAAACAAAAAGAATACCAGGAGTTGTTGGTATATTTTCTACAATTGCAGGATTAATTCCCGGTCCTAATTTTCTTACAGTTTCTGCATCAGATTGTAACTTTAGAATATCATCACAAGATTTAAATCCATTTTTTTCACAAACTTCAATAATTTTCCAAAATACGTTTGCTGTCATTTCGGCGTCTGCTAGAGCAGTATGAGCATCTAAAACAGGTATATTAAAATATTCAGCAACTCCTGATAAAGTTTTAGATGGAATTTCGTTCAAAATGTTTGTTACTAATATATGCGTACAGAAATAAAAATTTTTGAAATCTTCATTTTTAAATTCTCGCATATGATACGCTAAATAAGCTATATCACCTTGAGCTCCATGTGCTACTATAATTGAATTTCCTACAAATTTGATGAAATCGTCAAATACATCTTTGATAGTAGGGGCTTTAGATACCATTTCATTATTTATTTTTGTAATTTTTTGTACAATGCTTGGAATGTGCCTTTTTGGATTAATTAGCGTTTCAAAACGAGCGACTTCGACACCTTGGCTGTATTTTATAGCTCCGATTTCAATGATAGAACTATTATATGGATTTCCGCCAGTAGTTTCTAAATCAAAAAAAACAATGTCCATTTGTGAGGGCAAAAGATTTAACCACTGAGGTCTATTTGGATTACTAATGATTTCAGAGGGTAGAGAGGATTGGTCTCTCCTTGGTGGTTTGTAATTGAATTTAAATGGGCGATTGTTCTTATTTTGAAATGTCATTTGATATCATTCCAGAGAATTTAATAATTATGTATATCGCTAAAAGCAAAATATAGCACTCAAGTGATATTATCTCCCATAATATCACTTGTCAGTCAATAACGTTTGTAATTGACTAATGTTCAGGGTTTGGTATTCAGCAGACAAAAAACTATTTTTGAAGATGGATTGAGCTTCAGTTAGGATTTTATTTTCGAGATATTCATCACTACTTGATGGATCGTGATGATAAATTGCATAATATTTTACATTAGAATTCTTAGCAATACTAGCACCAGCTTTGGCAGTAGAATGCCCCCAACCAACAAAATTTTTATAGTTACTATCAGAATATGTAGTATCATAAATTAACAAATCGGCATTCTTTATAAATTTCTCTAATTCAAAGTCTTTTATGCTACCATGTTCGTGGTCAGAAGCGTAAACAACACAGTTTTTCTTATGAAAATCCCATACTTTATAAGCTAGAGCTTCTTGAGGGTGGTTTAGAGCTTGAATTTCAATCGAAATATTATCAATTTCTATTGATTTTAAATTATTTAATTCATGAAAAAATATTTTATTTAAAGCTGGTAATTGATAGAATTCTACAGGAAAAAAAGGGGCTGAAAAAAATTTTTGAAATATTTCCTTTAAAGATAGACCAAATTTTGCCTGTCCGTAGATATTGATAACGCAATCATTGCGGAAAAAAGGAATGAATTTTGTGAGGCCTATCATATGATCATAATGCATATGGCTCAGAAATAAATGAAATATTCTATCCCCTCGTAATAGGGCGTTTTCAGCGCACTTTATAAGTCCAGTGCCAGCGTCTATAATGATGGCCTTAGAATCCTTATCATTAATAGATAAAACCTCAACGCAAGAGGTATTTCCTCCGTATTTCAGCATTTTATCGTTGGGGATAGGAATGGTTCCTCTAGTACCCCAAAAAGTGACATACTGCTCATAGGTAATAGGAGTTTCTTTTGTTGTATTTCTGCTGTTAATCTGATATTTGACCCTATTATGGACTTGGGCCACATTTTCTCCTTCCTAAATCAATTATTACATGCTACGGCACAGAATGTTTGAAGTTGATACCTAGGCTTTCTGTCCTATTCTAATAAAGATGTGATATCCACTTTATATTTAAATACTCTAAATATTAGACTGCCTGTTTCTCGGTATTTAGGTCAAGGAGTTGGAAAAAATGTTCATGGTTTACACGCCAAAAAATTTGTCTGAAGAGATGGAGTCTTTAAGGCTTTCTCAGAATTCAAGCTCTTTACAGAAGATAACACCTCAATCTGCTTGGAAATTATTGGAACCAGAAAATCCCTTGGCTCCAGCTGTATTAGATGTAAACTGGCTTATAACTCAACCATTGTTACCATTTTTAGTTCAAGTTGCCCCAGCACATCTTATTTTTAGAAGCATTATGGTTCAAGGGATGGAAGATTCTCTAGAAGTTATAGAATGGATAAGAGGTGAGCAATTACAGAAGGTTCTAGATTTTGATCTTTGGCAATCTCCTTTAGAGCACAGTTCTGGAGAAATTTCTTTTGCGAGAGCTGTCTCATGGATTAGAGCTTGGCTCGAAATAGGCTCAAATTTTGCTGCAAAACGGTTTTTTGAATTAGACGAAGAAACTATTGTACTAGTTTTATCAAAGCTTTTTCAAATTGTCCCTGAGGGTGTTGGTATTATTTCTGAGGACATCCGTGAAAACTGGCTTAAAACTATGGATAATAGGTTTTATTTACAGATCAACGACGAAGATTCTGAAACTTATGAGATATTAAAGCCTTTTATTGACGATTTATACTCCTATAATCCTAGAATAGCGGCTTCTACTTTTGCGCATGCAGCCATGCTAATTAGGCAAGAATCCTTGGCTGATGGTTTAAAATGGAAAGAAGCGAGATTATCCGATCAAGGATTTGTATCAAAAGAAGATGCGCTAGAAATATTAAAACCAAAAGATTTTCTTGAGTTAAAAAAATCATTAGCTTTTGAAATTGAGTTGGAAAAGAAAAAACAAGAAGTTTTAACAAAATATCCAAAGAAAACTTTAGATAGTGCAAATATAAACTATGACTCAGAAGTAACAGATCAAGTAGTTCATTTTTTAGGTACTTTAGAACCAGAAGATGGTATACGCTATATGCAATTGGCTTTGGGAATGGATGAATTAAAAAAGATTTCAGGCTCAAGCAATATAGATCCTAGTTACTTTTATGAAGATGAAGACTTTATTGCTGAAACTGCAGAAAAAATTGTAAACTTATGTAATAAAATTTTAACTAAAATTGAGTTTCATAAGGTTAACACAAAGCAGGCTTACGAAGCTTTACTTATAGAAGAAGTGTTTGCTTACATTGTAAAACAAAATATGCAACAAGCAATGCTATTAAAAGAAAGAATAGCTAGAACATCTAACGTAATTGTATCGGCTTTTATGCAAAATATTGATAATCAATCCATATCTTATGCTTTGCAAGTTGAAAGAGGAGCTTTGAACATTGGGCTACAATATATGCTACAAAATAAATCAGAATTTTCTGTTTTAGATGGGAAAATATTGCCAGATGTTGAATTAGCTGCTTACTTTATAAGCACAGTAGGCCCTGAGTTCGTATTTCATTTGGGCTGGAACATGATTCATTCTATACCGAAAGAATTGAGTAAAGAAATTCTTTTTCTTGATGCAGCTCATGAAAATTTGAGAAATAAGTTAAAAACTATTCAAACAATTAAAATGTCTGATGGAACAGAGTTCTCTATTGGTCTTGATAAATTAGTAGAAAAGCATAGATTTGCTGATGTAAAAAAGTGGTTATCTAGTATTGAGGGACTTTTACCTATTGAAATATATTTAGTTCTTGAAGGTTTTTTTGATAGAGTTCCAATGCTCTGTGAGTTAATTACTACAAAAACTAAATTTTCAAATAAACTATCACCTACAACAAAACCATTTGAAACTTTGCAAGAGATAAATATGGCTAAAGAATTTATTCAGAATATTGGTTATAATTTTGGGGTATGAAAAAAATATATGCAAAAACTATCTTATTTAGATGCATCAAAAACTAAACCAATTTGGGAAATAGAAGAAAAATCTAGAATTGAAATTCTCTTAAATAAAAAGCATTCATTGTATCTTGAGAATGAAATATTTACTTTAGAAGCCGAAAAAACAAAGGAACAAATTCAAATAAAAATGTCTTTAGATAAAAAAGATAATTCTTTTCATTATCCAATTGAATGTGTATATATAAAAGAATCATTTGATGAAAATGAGCAAGAAATTGCTTTAAATATAATAGATTATTTAGATCTTTATTGGGGTAATTACTTTAATGAAGAAAGAAATGTTTTTATTCCTATCGATTGGAGTAAGCATGAATTTGAAGGAAAGTTTTTTTATTTAAGAGGATTTGTAAGAAATTTATCTTTAGAAAATGAGGCTGATGCTTTCTTAAAAAAGTATGGCCTTGGCGAATACGACATACATTCAATAACTTCTGAGACGTAATATGAAAAAAAGAGTTCTTGTCGCAATGTCAGGTGGCGTTGATAGTTCAGTAGCAGCAGCTTTATTAGTTGAAAAAGGATATGATGTTATTGGGGTAACAATGCAATTATGGGATTATTCTCTGAATGAAACCAGTTGTGATCCGAATAGTAAATTTGATACATGCTGCAGCTTAGATGATGTTGCAGATGCAAGAATGGTAGCTCATAAATTGGGTATTCCTTTTTATGTTTTTGATTATCAAGATGACTTTAAAGAAAATGTAGTTGATTATTTTACCGATGAGTATCTTAAAGGTAGAACACCAAATCCATGTGTTGCATGTAATACTTTTCTTAAATTTGACCATTTATTGGATAGAGCACAACGCTTAGGATGTGATTACGTTGCAACAGGACATTATGCGAAAATTGTTTATGACGATGCATATGATCAATATAAATTATTAAAAGGCCTTGATTCTCATAAAGATCAAAGTTATTTTTTATACTCTATGACTCAAGAAAGACTAGCAAAAGTATTATTTCCATTAGGTGAATTAACAAAGCCAGAGGTTCGGGTCATTGCTGAAAAATATGGTTTGATAAATGCTTCAAAAAAAGAAAGCATGGAAATTTGTTTTATTCCAAATAATGATTATGCAAAGTTTATTGCAAATAGAGTCCAAGAATCTGATTTGATTAAAGGCTGTATTAAACATGAGGATGGTCAAATACTTAGCGATCATGATGGGATACATCAATTTACAGTAGGGCAAAGAAAAGGATTGAAAATTTCTTATCCTAGTCCTCTTTATGTTACCCGGATTGATTCTGAGACTGGGACAGTTTTTGTAGGTGAAGAAAAGTATCTTTATCGTACAGGTTTTTCATTCAAAAAATTTCATTCAATTCGAAATTTGCGAAACGAATCACAATATGAAGTAAAAATTCGCTATCGTTCTACGCCCTGTCCTGCTATAATAGATATGAGCTCTGATAAAGTTACTTTAAAATTTATATCTCCTCAAAAATCTGTAACACCGGGTCAAATTGCTGTTCTATACAAGGATGATGAAGTTCTTGGTGGTGGATTTATTGATAAGGTTTTTGAGTAATGTTAGAGAAGCGTCTCTCCTTATTAAAAATTCATTTGCGTGAGTTTAACTTTAATAAGTTAAGTAAAGTGTTTCCGCAAATTGAAGCAAATATTGACAAATTAGGTGAAATTCAAGGCCATCGTTATGTCGACAAGAAATTAGCTGCTATTTCTTTAGTTCATCGTTCATCGTTAGTTTATTGGCCTAATGATAAATCAGGAATTTTTTCAAATGAAAGACTTGAATTTCTAGGGGACGCTTTTTTAAGTTTCTTTATAGCTTCAGAAGCAATGATTCAGCACAAATCGCTACAAGAGGGCGATTTATCAAGATTAAGAGCAGCTATTGTTGGAACAGAAAATTTAGCTTCAAAAAGTCGAGACCTTGGTGTAGGTGATTGTCTCCTAGTAGGAAAAGCTGAAATGAACTCTAATCCTCAAAGAAGAGACAACGTTTTAGCTGATGCTTTTGAATCAATTACAGCTGCTCTTTTGTTGGATGCTGGTGAGGAAAAGGTTCATTCTTGGTTATTAAAAGTATTTGCAGAAGATATTGAGGAAGGTCCCAATATCCTGCTAAAATTCGATGCTAAAAGTAAATTACAGCAGTGGACTCAGGGGATTATCGGAGTACCTCCAGTTTATAAAACCATTGGTACTGAAGGAACGCCCCAAGAGACGTTTTTCATTGTAGCTGCCTTTATTGGGAATACTGAAATTGGTCGGGCTGTAGCGGCTAGCAAAAGGGAAGCAAGTAAAAAAGTGGCTGAAAATATCGTTAATAAAATTGAAACTGGAAAATTAACAAAAGAAATGGTTATAAGTTTTTTTGGAAGGGAAAAATGACAAAAAATTGCGGATATGTAGCATTATTGGGGCGTCCTAATGCAGGAAAAAGTACTCTTTTGAATGCCTTATTAGGAACAAAATTGGCTGTTGTAAGTAACAAACCTCAAACAACACGGAATAAGATTTTAGGAGTTTGCTCTGAAGGAAATAATCAAGCTCTACTCTTAGATACCCCTGGGATACACAAATCTGAGAATCTTCCAAAAATGAATCAAGTTATGAATAAAGTAGCATGGAGTGTTTTAAAAGATGCTGACTTGGTTTGTTACTTGATTGACGTAACAAATGGCTGGCATGAAGAAGATACCCTTTGGCTAGATGGAATTTTAAAAAAGTTTGAGAAAAAGCTTCTAGTCCTTGCAACTAAAACAGATAAGGTTAAGATAGAGGAAGTAGAGCACGGAAGGCAAAATATTGTAAATCGATTTCAAGACCTGATTGAGGGTGTCAAATCAGCATCTGAATTAAAATGCCAATTAATTGGAGAAGTCCCATTAATGGTTTCATCAAAGCGACCTCAAGAAGTTGCGTCGCTAAGAAATTATATTTTATCTCAGATGCCTGAAGGTGAATGGCTATTTGGTGAAGATGATCTCACTGATAGGTCACAAAGATTTGTCTGCGCTGAAATTATTCGTGAACAAATTTTTCGTCAATTAGGTCAAGAGCTTCCTTATAAAATTGCAGTCGTAATCGATCTATTTGAAAACAAAAATAATGTTACAAATATTTCTGCTACTATTGTGGTTGAACGTGATTCTCATAAGGGAATTGTGATAGGTAAAAAAGGTTCTAGACTAAAAAGTATTGGGACTGATGCAAGAATTTCTTTGGAAAGACATCTTGATAGAAAGGTGTTTTTAGAACTTTTTGTTAAAGTTAAATCTGGTTGGACCGAGAACTTAAATATGCTTTCAGAATATGCTGATTTGCAAGATCCTAATGATGTAAATTAATTAAAAGCTTACCATCTAGGAACTATTTTCCTTTTCAGTTGCTTTTAAGAACTTGTTTTAAGAGTTCAATTATGGGATTGTATATGAAGCGAGAAAATCTCTCCTTCTATATGTTCAAGTTTTTTAATTGCATAGGAATTTTTTTATTGAGATTCTGCCTGAATTTTTAAATTATTAAATAACTTTTTTGTTTCTTTATATTTGGAGTATCGTCGTGATTAATTTTCACTCTCGTAGGTATGTTTCTTTGTCCCTTTTTGAAGAAAGTTCAAAAGATACTATGTTAGAATCCGCACCTGTTAAACGTGGGAGAGGTCGTCCCCCCAAGTTAAAAGCAATAGGCAATGAAATTTCTGATAAAAATGAAAATGCCAATGAAAGTTTCATACCTGCATCTTTTTCGAGTGAAACTGAATTAAATCCTTTAAAAGAAATGGAGAATATTGTGGCACTAAGTCCCGCTGAAGATAATTTGGAAGAAGCAGCTTCTACAGAAGAAGTTAATTCAGAAAATAGTTGGGAAACAGAGCAAAATAATTCCTTTGATATAGAAGATGACGCACAAATTTTTGATGAAAATTATGATGAAACTTTTGGAGAAGAAGAAGCCACAGAGGTAAGAGATTTTTCTCAAAATTCTGTCAGTGTTTCATTTTCATGGTCCCTTATGAATCAATTAAGACAAATGTCTAAAATGGAAGGAATTTCTGTTGAGGATTTATTAGTTGAATTAGTGGCGGAAGGTGTAACAAAAAGAGTCTTTGAAGAACTATCTCGCCCAACTCCAAGCCATTTGATGACTAGAACTGGTTATGTTCATTCTGATGGAACGCAAACAAGTCCGCAGCCGCATTTAAGTCATCATATGATGAATAATTCTCGCCAACAGCAAAATAATGTTCAAAATCGTAATAGATTTGGCTTTCAGCAAAGAAATCAACAGCATGTTCCGCAAAATATGAATAATAGAAATAATGTAAATAGAAATTATCAACAAAATAATTCAAGACAACAAAATTTAGGTCAAAATGGTTTTAGAAACCAATACCAAAATAATAATACTCAACAACAAAGATTTAATAATACTAGATCAAATAACAATTACCAAAATTCACAACGTTTCTATGATGAACAATCATCAAATACTAACAATAATAATCAATACAATAGACAACAACGTGATAATAATAAACGTTAATTAAATATGGCAAAAAAAATAGTAATAACTGGTGGTATAGGATCAGGAAAATCATTGCTATCGAAAATGCTTTCAATGCGAGGATATTGTGTCTGGGATGCTGACATTATTTCTCGAGAAGTTTTATTTTATCCAGCAGTTCAGGCAAGAATAAAATCTGTATTTGGTGAAGAAGTTTTTGTAGGTAATGGTATTTTAAATAGAGAATATGTCAGAAAACTTATTTTTTCTGATCCTAAATTGAAAAAATTATTTGAAAAAATAATGCATCCTGCAATGTATGATCATTTTAATTTTAAATTTCAAACTTTAAATAAATTAGCCCCTACTGCTTGGATTTTTTATGAAGCTTCTTTAATTTTAGAGCTAAATAGAAAAGATGAGTTTGATTACTGCATTGTAGTTACAGCGCAGGAAGAAATAAAATTAAAACGCCTAAAAGAAAATAGAAATTTAGATGAGAATGATGCAAAAAAAATTATGGCATCGCAAATGCCTGATGCTGAAAAAATTTCCTATGCTGATTATGTAATTGACAACTCTTCATCTATTGAAAATCTTGAAAAAAATGTTGAAATACTAATTAATTTATTGTCCTTAAAATTATCTGTTTTATAAAATTGACATCTCTATTATTTTTTATTCTTTAATATTTTTTTTTAATCTTGTATTCTTTAATTAATTTAATGAAAATGAGGTTTTCTTTAAATGTTTGAAGTATCTTGTGCGTCTTGCCAAGCATCATTTGATTATAATCCAGATGATTACATTCATCTTTGCCCATTTTGTTCGGCGGGGTTTATTATTGATCCTGAAGAAGGGGCAAAAGACTTAATTGGTGATCACTATATCATTCCATCAACAATTCAAAAAGAGAATTTAGAAGGAATTTTTAATGATTGGATAACAAAAAGATATCATAATCCAGGAAAAATAAAGAGTGAGTTTAATATTTTAGGATCTTATGGAGTTTTGTTACCTTATTGGGTCATATCTGCTGAAGCTCACACTTTTTGGAGTGGGCATAGTGCAAAAAAGAATTTATACCCAGGAAGAGTTCGTGATCTAGCTTCAGGATTTTTAAAAGAAGAAGGTCGTTTTAGTAGACGTTACAGATGGGCAATATTAGCAAGAAAATCACCGAAAGAGCATTGGGGGTTAGAACGTCTGCATCATCCTAGAGAAAGCGTTAATGTGGATTGGGAAGGATTTCCATTAGATGAGACAATGGGAGTGCAAGACGAAGGATTAAAAGCAATTTATGAAGCAAAAGTACCATTTAAGTATGAACAAACGAATGAAATTGCAGTAGCAAGCATTCAAACAAGAGAAACCTCAGCAGTCGCTAGAGCGAAAGACCAAATCAATGAGTACCACAGGAGAATGGTAAAAACCAAAGTTGGTACTTTATATGAGCATAGAACTGAAATAGAAGTAGTTGGATTGCATATAGTTCACATACCATTTTGGTATATTCGTTATTCATTTTCACCAAACAGTTTATTTAAGTTTTTCACTACAGTGAGAGAAAGAAGAATTCTAATTCAAGGTTATACAAAAGCCGTTCTTGATGCTGAATTACCTCTTAATAATTCAGATAAAGTTATGACAAATATGGTTGTATGTGGAATTCTAGGTTTCATTTCTCTGACATTATCCGTTTTTATTCACCCTTTATTTTATATTTTATTTGTAATGTTTATTATAATAGTCGGTCTATCTACTTGGAAAATAATAAATAGAGAAAAAATAGACCCAGAGATTATAAAAGGCCACGAAAACACTGAACCTGCTTGAAGCTAGAACAAACTTCAAGAATAATTTTTAAGTAAATTTAATAATCTAACTGCATTTTTTTCAGAATTATTATAAAGATTTTTACTAAATTCTACATTACCACAACGATAAAAAAATGCTTTTTTCAGATCTTCATGGAGGAAATGACATAGCCATCCAATTTGACCATATTCAGCGTGCGTTTCAATTCCAGTTAAATAAAAATCTTTTTTAATTTTTGTCCGATAAATATTTATATTAGATAAAACAAAACAACTAATAATTTGTAAGAACCCTCTTTCTTTACAATAATGGATAATTTTATCTAAATAATCGTTATAAATTCCATATTTTCTATATTCTCTTTTAACAATAGCATGGCGCATGTAATAGATATCTATGGATTTTTGTTCTCCTCTGAACAATGCGATATTTAAATTGCCATCCATTACTTTAATATAGTTTTCAATTTTGTTGAATTGATAACGTTCTTCAAGTAATTGTCTTTTTACTTTTTGCTCATCTGTTAATAATGCTTCACGAATAAAAGTCATTTTATTTAGTTCTTCATTAGGAAATTCATCATAAAAAATTTCCCAATATTCTTTTGGAGTGATTCTTTCTACTTTGTATTTATCTAAAATTCCATTTTTGAAAATGTTATCAAAAACCAAATCCATTTGGTCTCCTTCTGGTTTAAAATTCAAATTTAATATAACGAGAATTACTATAGTTATAAATGGTGGAAATAATTTTTTTACATATTTTGTAAGATATTGAAATTTAAATAATTAAATTTTTTAGAGTGATCGTAAATCAATGCTGTTTTAAGTTACTATTTAACTTTTAAGATTAGGTTTGCTAGCTGTACCTGGAAGGATTTCAAAATTTGCTTCAAATTTATCTAACATTGAATCTATTTGGGCAAGTATTTCTTTATCGCCTGTAACTATTAACTTTCCTTCTTTAATTTTTGCTTCAAAAGTACTTTTACCAGTAATTACATCTTCTAAATCAGCTCTATTTATTGTCATTGCTAAATGAGGATTGTCAGCTAAAAAACCTTTAATATTTGTTAATGAAGAATTGCTTAATTCAAGGACAAATTTTTCATTATTATCGGGTGTCGTTAAATTAATAATATAATTTTTCCCTTCTGCTTTTGCACTATTTAACCTAATTGCCATATAGTCGAACCAAAGCTCAGTTGGCATAGCAGCTATCATATCTGTACTTGTAGATTTTCCTTTTCCACCTGAAGGAATTCCTGTTCTGAGTTCTAGGGAAGCTGCTAAAAAACTATTTCTCAGGCTTGTGCTTTCTTGTTGATACCCAATTTGTTCAAATACATCAGCTAATAAATATTTAGCCTCAATATTTTGAGGCTGTGCATAAATTAATTTATTTAAAATTTCAGCTGCATAAAAATATTTTCCTTCATTAAACAATTGATTTGCTTTTAGAATTATTTTTTCAGATCCACCCATCATTTCAACATAAAGAGGAGCGGAATCTTTTGGAGATAAAGGTAACAAAGTTGTAGGATTTGCATCCCAATATCCAAGGTAACGATTGATCACCGCACGACTATTGTGAGCCACAGATCCATGATAACTTCTAGCTGCCCATTGATTTTGAAGACTTTTTGGTGGTTTATATTCATTTTGAATTTGATTTATTGTTACACCTTTGTTTGCTAAATTTAAAACTCCATTATTTAAATTTGCATACACATCTCGTTGCGCACGCATAAATTCTTGGATACGTGCATTACCCCATTTCGGCCAATTGTGCGATGCAAACATCACTTCTGCCTGTTTTCCATATTTATATAAAGATTCATTAATATGTTTTGACCAACTAAGTGCGTCTCTAACTAGCGCTCCTCTTAAAGTGTAGATATTATGAACAGTGCTAGTTATATTTTCAGCTGCCCAAAAGGCTTTCCATTCTGGAAAATAAATATTCATTTCAGCCGGAGCTTCTGTTCCTGGTGTATTTTGAAATTCTAATTTAACTCCATCTATTGTCATTGTTTCAAAATCGTTTGTAACTATATAATTTGGAGCGATTAATCCAACTGTGCCAGCTGAGGTCATTTTTCCTATGGCCTGATCAACATGCCCCCGTTCATTTCTTGGCAAATACAATCCGTATTGGTAAAACAGTCTTCTATTCATAACCGTACCGGCATACACATTTTCAGAAACAGCGGCTTCCATAAAACCTTTGGGAGCAATAACTTTAACGCTTCCATTTTTAGCGTCATTTTCATTAATTACGCCATGAACTCCGCCAAAATGATCACTATGTGAGTGTGAGTAAATGACTGCTTTTATGGGAAGAACACCGAAATAATGATTTAATAAATTAATTGCTGCTTGAGCTGTTTCTTTTGAGGTCAAGACATCAATTAATATCCAGCCATTTTGCGTTCTAATTGCAGTTAAATTTGCTAAATCATACCCTCTTACTTGATAAATTTTATTTGGCATGACTTCGAATAATCCATATTCCATATTGAGTATAGCTTGTCTATACAATGAAGGATGGATACT of Pigmentibacter sp. JX0631 contains these proteins:
- the mnmA gene encoding tRNA 2-thiouridine(34) synthase MnmA; translation: MKKRVLVAMSGGVDSSVAAALLVEKGYDVIGVTMQLWDYSLNETSCDPNSKFDTCCSLDDVADARMVAHKLGIPFYVFDYQDDFKENVVDYFTDEYLKGRTPNPCVACNTFLKFDHLLDRAQRLGCDYVATGHYAKIVYDDAYDQYKLLKGLDSHKDQSYFLYSMTQERLAKVLFPLGELTKPEVRVIAEKYGLINASKKESMEICFIPNNDYAKFIANRVQESDLIKGCIKHEDGQILSDHDGIHQFTVGQRKGLKISYPSPLYVTRIDSETGTVFVGEEKYLYRTGFSFKKFHSIRNLRNESQYEVKIRYRSTPCPAIIDMSSDKVTLKFISPQKSVTPGQIAVLYKDDEVLGGGFIDKVFE
- a CDS encoding ribonuclease III family protein; this encodes MLEKRLSLLKIHLREFNFNKLSKVFPQIEANIDKLGEIQGHRYVDKKLAAISLVHRSSLVYWPNDKSGIFSNERLEFLGDAFLSFFIASEAMIQHKSLQEGDLSRLRAAIVGTENLASKSRDLGVGDCLLVGKAEMNSNPQRRDNVLADAFESITAALLLDAGEEKVHSWLLKVFAEDIEEGPNILLKFDAKSKLQQWTQGIIGVPPVYKTIGTEGTPQETFFIVAAFIGNTEIGRAVAASKREASKKVAENIVNKIETGKLTKEMVISFFGREK
- the era gene encoding GTPase Era: MTKNCGYVALLGRPNAGKSTLLNALLGTKLAVVSNKPQTTRNKILGVCSEGNNQALLLDTPGIHKSENLPKMNQVMNKVAWSVLKDADLVCYLIDVTNGWHEEDTLWLDGILKKFEKKLLVLATKTDKVKIEEVEHGRQNIVNRFQDLIEGVKSASELKCQLIGEVPLMVSSKRPQEVASLRNYILSQMPEGEWLFGEDDLTDRSQRFVCAEIIREQIFRQLGQELPYKIAVVIDLFENKNNVTNISATIVVERDSHKGIVIGKKGSRLKSIGTDARISLERHLDRKVFLELFVKVKSGWTENLNMLSEYADLQDPNDVN
- a CDS encoding exonuclease domain-containing protein produces the protein MTFQNKNNRPFKFNYKPPRRDQSSLPSEIISNPNRPQWLNLLPSQMDIVFFDLETTGGNPYNSSIIEIGAIKYSQGVEVARFETLINPKRHIPSIVQKITKINNEMVSKAPTIKDVFDDFIKFVGNSIIVAHGAQGDIAYLAYHMREFKNEDFKNFYFCTHILVTNILNEIPSKTLSGVAEYFNIPVLDAHTALADAEMTANVFWKIIEVCEKNGFKSCDDILKLQSDAETVRKLGPGINPAIVENIPTTPGILFVLNSHHEISYLTASQNLKKSLQLLTEIGQDKEMNKIVVDASGFKFERCASLLEALIQEKKELKRISLSIDPRKSQSRSENFLQIFIPDDMVEYSKVFPEKIPFLIPQQGELHIQDFDDNETYIHENKTNSNLYVTFGEQDESVIPITRTRKISSIYKSEKFKLSRLRNADNESHVRIGHLKEGIGYCFGPFPQPKVALAELLELISFFPFEYNTYTMHERFSHLRVIISLLNGNIDEEIYRIEKSSKKTKAIKNFSKWLRNLNLLRQIKYIKEKINQNIVGLKPKSGLCLISNNDFKEFDIAIIVNGRVAKKTRLPFEQAERLKSSRYFTRLFENYYDEINSLLSPIVFTDDVCSDMELFSYWLHNRKGEGEWIDFLELESLYNTSLI
- a CDS encoding DUF6178 family protein, producing the protein MFMVYTPKNLSEEMESLRLSQNSSSLQKITPQSAWKLLEPENPLAPAVLDVNWLITQPLLPFLVQVAPAHLIFRSIMVQGMEDSLEVIEWIRGEQLQKVLDFDLWQSPLEHSSGEISFARAVSWIRAWLEIGSNFAAKRFFELDEETIVLVLSKLFQIVPEGVGIISEDIRENWLKTMDNRFYLQINDEDSETYEILKPFIDDLYSYNPRIAASTFAHAAMLIRQESLADGLKWKEARLSDQGFVSKEDALEILKPKDFLELKKSLAFEIELEKKKQEVLTKYPKKTLDSANINYDSEVTDQVVHFLGTLEPEDGIRYMQLALGMDELKKISGSSNIDPSYFYEDEDFIAETAEKIVNLCNKILTKIEFHKVNTKQAYEALLIEEVFAYIVKQNMQQAMLLKERIARTSNVIVSAFMQNIDNQSISYALQVERGALNIGLQYMLQNKSEFSVLDGKILPDVELAAYFISTVGPEFVFHLGWNMIHSIPKELSKEILFLDAAHENLRNKLKTIQTIKMSDGTEFSIGLDKLVEKHRFADVKKWLSSIEGLLPIEIYLVLEGFFDRVPMLCELITTKTKFSNKLSPTTKPFETLQEINMAKEFIQNIGYNFGV
- a CDS encoding MBL fold metallo-hydrolase, whose protein sequence is MAQVHNRVKYQINSRNTTKETPITYEQYVTFWGTRGTIPIPNDKMLKYGGNTSCVEVLSINDKDSKAIIIDAGTGLIKCAENALLRGDRIFHLFLSHMHYDHMIGLTKFIPFFRNDCVINIYGQAKFGLSLKEIFQKFFSAPFFPVEFYQLPALNKIFFHELNNLKSIEIDNISIEIQALNHPQEALAYKVWDFHKKNCVVYASDHEHGSIKDFELEKFIKNADLLIYDTTYSDSNYKNFVGWGHSTAKAGASIAKNSNVKYYAIYHHDPSSSDEYLENKILTEAQSIFKNSFLSAEYQTLNISQLQTLLTDK